AAACGCCGGCTTAATAACAATATTCGCACCTTACGTTTTTTCAATGATGAAATGACCCAACAGCAGTTGGCGGAAAAAGCAGGCGTAACCCGTCAAACCATCATCGCTCTGGAACAGGGGAAATACTCCCCCTCGCTGGAACTGGCATTCCGCATTGCCCTGGCTTTTGCTGTGCCGCTGGAGGAAGTATTTTCTTACGATGCTGAAAACGAAACGAAGTAATCAACCTCCCGCATAGCGGGAGGCATTAGGAAGCCCCCCAGAGGGGGGCAACTGGGATAGGAAAGCCCCGTTGGGGCTAA
This genomic interval from Anaerolineae bacterium contains the following:
- a CDS encoding helix-turn-helix transcriptional regulator, which gives rise to MGKRRLNNNIRTLRFFNDEMTQQQLAEKAGVTRQTIIALEQGKYSPSLELAFRIALAFAVPLEEVFSYDAENETK